The sequence ACGGAAAGTTGTATTATTGCCCATATTCATGGATaggaaagaaacatttttgagtggaggaccgaaaagaatctaggttaagagcaaaaagataccaaggtagtactttgtagctttatcgaagaatagtgctttatttatttcttcttagcgaaaaggatatgatttataagggaaggaaagagagtcgttacttggatacatggaaatttgaaagacaaaaattggaaattacaagaagagcaaaagtgaaaatgatcgaaaaagctgactggggccgagtaaagggaaaaagaaaggcagccaaagtattttttcacaaggaagaAGAAATacgagatttggaggattgcaagtaagtggattattaggagcttgctttttgtcttaagaggaataggaatttcccagttattttgatgcatcagaaggaaatttgattaatttaaaaggaattgtgtgaaaaattgtcccacaacttatggattattttggaattgaatatttggaaaaatagagtatttaattggagcaccgtactaccgcaaagggtaattttattttgaatttgtatgtcagTACAGGAGGTAGGGTGCttcatggatatttggaaaattcaccattataagtattatttgacataatttgtttaaaaggtgaGATAACAggtgttattataaattgaaaattagaatttatttgtatacacatagtgaaagtatattatttttgaattagtaaatattgtaggaattgtgaattacattatgattattatttaagtgttgaggataaagatgtagtaatttaggatagaaaataaatttgttatattattttttaaggggaaaaactagatacatttttgtaagtattgatatttaattttttagaagatttgaatatttatataagatagGAAATGATAGTGGTAaggtactaataattttagtgaggatatagaaattatgtgtataaactcgaattgtaaatttgaaattgtagatgtatttgctaagtgaagtaattgtattaaaatattaggtattcatagtaagtaaaggtagggatatagtactggatttcttagggtattttttttttgagggagtggaaaaatgtactagAAACATACAAACAGAAtgtaaaacttcaaagaaactggataggatagcaattaggtgtgaagggtggatgcgaaagaagagtagggatttaaacataagaataggactttatttattatatggaaggataatacgagcatttgtaagaaaaatgggaatgaatgagaaagaatgtatattagaaaagtagaatttgccagtaggtcatttatgtatttatagttcataagaaagtaaagattgttacttttgaattttaacagtAGAGGTGAGGAAGaacttatgtatatttgagaggtaaataagaggagctttagaaggaacaaatgaaaacgtacattaaaattagagataatttatggaaaacctatttggaatgatagaataagggaagttattactttattatattttattagtattagtaaGTAGTGATTGTGAACTGGGAGCTTCTTAAAATTCCAGAAGAGCTTTTGGAGGAGCTAGAAAAGctattttggcaatttttcctggaagatctttggaaaaacactgttttttcaggataacttgggaagtcttggacaaaatggtgaacaggATGTTTTGACTGAAATTGTGGAGTCAGGAAAATTGACTATGGGAAAAAACCGAGATTGTGGAGTCCTAAAAGGGATTTAACTGGAACTAGGGATGATTAATTTAGAGGATTTAGGGATTcggtgcttttaaaaatttgtaagaagttCAGGAAGGAAGGGAACTGGTCAGTGgagataacattttttctgaaagaagAGAAGTGGAAAAGACTTATGCAAGTGAAgcgagaagtagagattggagtACGAAGGTGCAGTAGTCATTGTATAAGACATGAGAGAAAAGACAACtaacaagattggtttatttcgagGAGAGTGGGGAAagaggtcttcttaagaagacattaaaaggaagatggattatagaacattagagattttaaggatttttaaagaaatggtcttaattatttctaaattagaatACTATTTAGggataagtaggatatttattagtttttaacttttgt comes from Euwallacea similis isolate ESF13 chromosome 24, ESF131.1, whole genome shotgun sequence and encodes:
- the LOC136416763 gene encoding uncharacterized protein, with protein sequence MIYKGRKESRYLDTWKFERQKLEITRRAKVKMIEKADWGRVKGKRKAAKVFFHKEEEIRDLEDCKTRTAAKGCEIVCVCVYLECSDKDGVIWESARCLPMEVFRKATEKDSEG